In Myxocyprinus asiaticus isolate MX2 ecotype Aquarium Trade chromosome 46, UBuf_Myxa_2, whole genome shotgun sequence, a single window of DNA contains:
- the LOC127436279 gene encoding sal-like protein 1: MSRRKQAKPQYVHVDAHLIDHPMENFPTPTCDVHICEQCCAEFCDITDLHQHQKGCSKDQLVLIVCDNESPDSLPSNHTSSFSIFNSEEQVNGAASDNNTEELCDFSNDGTSEGTDGSINVYENSCYDIATKSHSHHDNGNDDADGFSSAYTPVLPQEISLIELGKLSVTKSNVFIENLENTKVAVAQFSQEASLCSKANCKNTSNSKMDASGLIKQLLALQQQQVQQLKLTEEVRHQIILLTAQNSDTPVATNTCDGLSGISQTGSLIKLSFHLSEQLAASAGLAEKLVSKSANISYAKVSKHIISQTNQDGSRSDKGNSQMTDKKGDNHKQNDINEYANSLPSIGAIVEDLNALTALAQQRKGKPLNVTLLEHKKSSEDCIFKHKCKFCAKVFGSNSALQTHLRSHTGERPYKCNICRNRFSTRGNLKVHFQLHKEKYPNKQKNPHPVLEHLDNVPNSTGIPYGMSLPLEKPVPTWLEDRPLVGYSLGFMLPTSLPNLPHIIKKQEDVVSITKSHSPVVNEVCERNNGQKECEINYGQKEVFRSSPPLISSEKFPEVTQALSVATFVSSSKKSSRDHVDSDTTVNSSLQSQLKLKQLETRFLLGGLPDPTGASETLKLEQLVENIDKKSSDPNECIICHRVLSCQSALKMHYRTHTGERPFKCRVCGRAFSSKGNLKTHFSIHRSMPTLRVQHSCPICQEKFTNTMVLQQHIHMHMGGHIPNIPLHENTCSVPMDQDPDSVEERNMEVGSFSNENIAFMEAVSDSKCSDSLPDSLSSSPASSDFAKATGSESQMTISHVDDLSDNRLKTMENGSMDRDYLTYTSSSLNGNLGGQSRKISILTETPSSWEPSSPNGSVFKIHGYTKTNRNMISAEPNGSSLSPPNLTEFKLLDGTSEDVPKDSMTMILPFCERGSLKNNICDICNKTFACQSALDIHYRSHTKERPFVCTACNRGFSTKGNLKQHMLTHQMQDLPSQLFEPANQIRIFPPIQFLPTTEPIITSKRIRHNRIIEKDSKDSAAGIDSASASTILTLSTSKLTAAPLRRTAKQHFCHTCGKTFSSSSALRIHERTHTGEKPFACNICGRAFTTKGNLKVHMGTHMWSSSPARRGRRLSVDGTTMKDVVGRVNNGDSKGLWSQYASLTSGLAIRTNEIPLIKHCGIPHLSISAGHLESLEKLQLNRKLPWLQSFSEDGTNFLFKQLVEDNKTAVTD; the protein is encoded by the exons ATGTCCCGTAGGAAACAGGCAAAGCCACAGTATGTTCACGTGGACGCGCATCTCATCG ATCATCCTATGGAAAACTTCCCCACCCCAACATGTGACGTCCATATTTGTGAACAATGCTGTGCTGAATTTTGCGATATAACAGACCTCCATCAACACCAGAAAGGCTGTTCAAAAGATCAGTTAGTTCTAATAGTATGTGATAATGAAAGCCCAGACTCTTTACCTTCCAATCACACTTCAAGTTTTTCAATCTTCAATTCTGAGGAGCAAGTGAATGGTGCAGCAAGTGATAACAATACAGAGGAACTTTGTGACTTTTCTAATGATGGAACATCAGAAGGAACTGATGGATCTATAAACGTATATGAAAACAGCTGTTACGACATTGCCACGAAGTCCCATTCACATCATGATAATGGAAATGATGATGCTGATGGCTTTAGCTCAGCATACACACCTGTCCTACCTCAAGAGATTTCCTTAATTGAGTTGGGTAAATTATCAGTCACTAAGAGCAATGTCTTCATTGAGAACCTAGAAAACACCAAGGTCGCTGTTGCTCAGTTCTCACAGGAAGCTAGTTTGTGTTCAAAGGCTAACTGCAAGAACACTAGCAACAGCAAAATGGATGCCTCTGGTCTGATCAAGCAGCTGTTAGCTTTGCAGCAACAGCAGGTGCAGCAACTAAAACTAACTGAAGAAGTTCGACACCAGATAATCCTATTAACAGCTCAAAATTCTGACACACCTGTAGCCACAAACACTTGTGACGGTCTATCAGGAATCTCTCAAACCGGTTCACTGATAAAACTCAGCTTTCACCTTTCTGAACAGCTCGCAGCATCCGCTGGGCTAGCAGAAAAACTAGTAAGCAAGTCTGCTAATATTAGCTATGCTAAAGTGTCTAAACATATTATTTCACAGACCAACCAAGATGGCTCAAGGAGTGATAAAGGAAACTCACAAATGACTGATAAAAAAGGAGATAACCATAAACAGAATGACATTAATGAATATGCAAACTCCTTGCCTAGTATCGGGGCAATTGTTGAGGACTTGAATGCTTTGACTGCATTAGCCCAGCAGAGGAAAGGAAAACCACTCAATGTGACTttattggaacacaaaaagtcATCTGAAGATTGTATATTTAAGCACAAATGCAAGTTCTGTGCAAAAGTATTTGGAAGCAATAGCGCTTTGCAGACACACTTGCGGTCTCATACTGGAGAGCGACCTTATAAATGCAACATATGCAGAAATCGATTTTCCACACGTGGAAATCTCAAAGTCCACTTCCAGCTTCACAAGGAGAAGTATCCTAACAAACAAAAGAATCCTCATCCAGTTCTAGAGCACTTAGACAATGTTCCAAACAGCACAGGAATTCCATATGGCATGTCTCTACCTCTTGAAAAGCCTGTCCCTACCTGGCTGGAGGACAGACCTTTAGTGGGTTACTCTCTTGGCTTTATGCTTCCAACATCTTTGCCAAATCTTCCACACATCATTAAAAAACAAGAAGATGTGGTATCAATAACCAAATCTCATAGTCCTGTTGTCAATGAAGTGTGTGAGAGAAATAATGGGCAAAAAGAGTGTGAGATAAATTATGGGCAAAAAGAGGTATTTAGAAGTAGCCCTCCTCTAATTTCATCTGAGAAATTTCCAGAGGTTACACAAGCCTTGAGTGTTGCTACCTTTGTAAGCTCCTCAAAGAAAAGTTCAAGAGACCATGTTGATTCTGATACCACTGTCAATTCAAGCTTACAAAGTCAGCTAAAATTGAAGCAGCTTGAAACCAGATTTCTTTTGGGAGGTCTTCCAGATCCTACAGGAGCCTCAGAGACTTTGAAGCTGGAGCAGTTGGTGGAGAACATAGATAAGAAGTCCTCCGACCCCAATGAGTGTATCATCTGCCACCGGGTTCTTAGCTGCCAAAGTGCCCTTAAAATGCACTACCGCACCCATACTGGAGAAAGGCCATTCAAATGTAGAGTGTGTGGAAGAGCCTTCTCAAGCAAAGGCAATCTCAAGACACACTTCAGTATTCATCGTTCCATGCCAACCCTTAGAGTACAGCATTCATGCCCAATATGCCAAGAAAAGTTCACGAATACAATGGTACTACAGCAGCATATCCACATGCACATGGGTGGTCACATCCCTAATATCCCACTGCATGAGAACACCTGCTCGGTGCCCATGGACCAGGACCCTGACTCTGTAGAAGAGAGGAACATGGAAGTGGGTAGCTTCTCTAATGAAAACATAGCATTTATGGAAGCTGTATCGGATTCTAAGTGCTCAGACTCATTACCAGACAGTTTATCATCTTCTCCTGCTTCTTCTGACTTTGCCAAAGCAACTGGATCAGAGAGTCAGATGACTATCTCACATGTGGATGACCTGTCAGACAACAGGTTGAAAACTATGGAGAATGGATCAATGGATAGAGACTACTTAACCTATACATCATCTTCACTAAATGGGAACCTTGGTGGTCAAAGCAGAAAAATTTCAATCCTCACTGAGACTCCATCCTCTTGGGAACCCTCCTCTCCCAATGGCTCTGTTTTTAAAATACATGGATACACTAAAACTAACAGAAACATGATATCTGCTGAACCAAATGGCTCAAGTCTTTCACCGCCAAATCTTACAGAGTTCAAACTACTAGATGGAACATCTGAAGATGTCCCAAAAGACAGCATGACCATGATTTTACCTTTCTGTGAGCGAGGATCCCTGAAAAACAATATTTGTGATATCTGCAACAAGACGTTTGCTTGTCAAAGTGCTTTGGACATTCACTATCGAAGTCACACCAAAGAGCGCCCGTTTGTCTGCACTGCATGCAACCGAGGGTTCTCAACCAAAGGTAACCTTAAACAGCACATGCTCACCCACCAGATGCAAGACTTACCTTCACAGTTGTTTGAGCCTGCAAATCAGATCCGGATTTTTCCACCAATTCAGTTTCTACCCACCACTGAGCCAATCATTACCTCAAAACGAATCAGACACAATAGGATCATTGAAAAAGATTCTAAAGATTCTGCAGCAGGTATAGATAGTGCTTCAGCTTCTACAATACTCACTCTCTCTACTTCAAAATTAACAGCAGCACCACTTCGACGAACAGCTAAACAGCACTTCTGCCACACTTGTGGGAAGACTTTCTCTTCTTCAAGTGCATTGCGAATTCACGAGAGAACCCACACCGGTGAGAAACCCTTCGCCTGCAACATATGTGGACGTGCATTTACCACAAAAGGAAATTTGAAG